In the genome of Sphingomonas japonica, one region contains:
- the bioB gene encoding biotin synthase BioB — MRFDWSREEIAALFDLPFPELLFRAAEVHRRHHAPDQVQLCTLLSIKTGGCPEDCGYCSQSASADSGLKAEKLMDVDAVLASAAEAKAAGSQRFCMGAAWRNPKDRDMDAVVAMVEGVRALGLETCMTLGMLEPHQAARLKDAGLDYYNHNIDTSPEHYGDVITTRTFQDRLDTLANVRDAGIAVCCGGIVGMGETRADRVGFVHALATLPRHPESVPVNALVPVPGTPLGDMLADTPLAKIDDIEFVRTVAVARIAMPRSMVRLSAGRESMSEATQGLCFLAGANSIFTGDKLLTTGNAGDSADAALFAKLGVRPMTADEPMRMAAE, encoded by the coding sequence CTGCGCTTCGACTGGAGCCGCGAGGAGATCGCGGCATTGTTCGACCTGCCGTTCCCCGAACTGCTGTTCCGCGCGGCGGAGGTCCATCGCCGCCACCACGCGCCCGATCAGGTGCAATTATGCACGTTGCTGTCGATCAAGACCGGCGGATGTCCGGAAGATTGCGGCTATTGCTCGCAAAGCGCGTCGGCGGACAGCGGGCTCAAGGCCGAGAAGCTGATGGACGTCGATGCCGTGCTGGCATCGGCGGCCGAGGCAAAGGCGGCCGGCTCGCAGCGGTTCTGCATGGGCGCGGCGTGGCGCAATCCCAAGGACCGCGACATGGATGCGGTCGTCGCGATGGTGGAGGGGGTGCGCGCGCTGGGGCTGGAAACCTGCATGACGCTGGGCATGCTCGAACCGCATCAGGCAGCGCGGCTCAAGGATGCGGGCCTCGATTACTACAACCACAATATCGATACTTCGCCCGAGCATTATGGCGATGTCATCACCACGCGGACGTTTCAGGACCGGCTCGATACGCTGGCGAATGTCCGCGACGCCGGGATCGCGGTGTGCTGCGGCGGCATCGTCGGGATGGGGGAGACGCGGGCAGATCGGGTGGGGTTCGTCCACGCGCTCGCGACGCTGCCGCGCCATCCTGAAAGCGTTCCGGTCAACGCGCTGGTGCCAGTGCCGGGAACGCCGCTCGGCGACATGCTCGCCGACACGCCGCTGGCGAAGATCGACGATATCGAGTTCGTGCGGACGGTGGCCGTCGCGCGGATCGCGATGCCCAGGTCAATGGTGCGCTTGTCGGCTGGGCGCGAGAGCATGAGTGAGGCGACACAGGGCTTGTGCTTCCTGGCTGGCGCAAATTCGATCTTCACCGGTGACAAGCTGCTGACCACCGGCAACGCGGGCGACAGCGCGGACGCGGCGCTGTTCGCGAAGCTGGGCGTGCGGCCGATGACGGCGGACGAGCCGATGCGGATGGCGGCGGAGTGA